In the Oncorhynchus gorbuscha isolate QuinsamMale2020 ecotype Even-year linkage group LG05, OgorEven_v1.0, whole genome shotgun sequence genome, one interval contains:
- the LOC124035808 gene encoding putative solute carrier family 22 member 31 isoform X1 — protein sequence MDFETKIYTRIGGYGRYNRIVSIFSWFPNFAVTLNLFCDVFYTLIPGSYHCKPDPALLPSGFLFSNYSRQGYLNLTIPWVNGSGLSHCELYKYPRNVSNFIDSIPKEIVPCTRGWEYDQAAALQSNYVTEWNLVCRDYWKIPLQHICFMTGWIVGYVLLGTVCDWLGRRQGFLLSVSLSGLLGVAVCLSNSPVVFLLLRLSQGAMLAGVFLSSYLARLELCDPPHRLMVEMVSGFFAIAAELLLPGLAVLCRDWPVLQAVATLPLLLLLSYWCCPSVFPESPRWLLATGQIHQAKRCLQSFSIRNRVCLGEDIYPAENLLSEMDAEYPDDTQPCYHSVLELHSTRVIWRNCLILSFTMFIGTGIQYCFIRNLHSYSHNFYFSYFLRVLTGALGCIFLCLSVNRFGRRGILLLSAIITGLSSLLLLALTQYLRGVLVLLLSVLGLLFSQALAMLSVFFASEVMPTVIRGGGLGLVLASGCMGMAASSMMELQNNRGYFLHHVIFASFAVLSVLSIMLLPESKRKPLPDSLKDGESQRRPPLFLSREDNLPLLYTRRGASEYNPDNYSRLVSATRKMLIKDNLPYKIVVPSQSPLLPSNSEVHCILEEEALREDVS from the exons ATGGACTTTGAAACGAAGATTTATACCAGAATCGGTGGATATGGACGATATAACAGAATTGTTTCCATATTCAGCTGGTTTCCGAACTTTGCTGTGACGCTGAACCTTTTTTGCGACGTTTTTTACACTCTGATTCCCGGGTCGTACCACTGTAAACCCGACCCGGCTCTTTTACCTTCAGGTTTTCTTTTCAGTAATTATTCCAGACAAGGGTATCTCAATCTTACCATACCGTGGGTGAATGGCTCTGGACTGAGTCACTGTGAACTTTATAAGTACCCTAGAAACGTCTCCAACTTCATAGACAGCATTCCAAAGGAGATAGTGCCATGTACGAGAGGATGGGAGTACGACCAAGCTGCGGCGCTTCAGAGCAACTACGTGACAGAG TGGAACCTAGTGTGTAGAGACTACTGGAAGATTCCTCTGCAGCACATCTGCTTCATGACAGGGTGGATTGTGGGATATGTCCTCCTGGGCACCGTGTGTGACtg GTTGGGTCGTCGACAGGGCTTCctgctgtctgtgtctctgtccggTCTGTTAGgagtagctgtgtgtctgtccaaCAGCCCTGTAGTGTTTCTGCTGCTACGCCTGTCTCAGGGCGCCATGTTGGCAggggtcttcctctcctcttaccTCGCCA GACTGGAGCTGTGTGATCCTCCCCATCGTCTCATGGTTGAAATGGTCAGCGGTTTCTTTGCCATCGCGGCAGAGCTCTTGTTGCCAGGGCTGGCGGTGCTGTGTCGTGATTGGCCAGTTCTTCAAGCAGTGGCTACCTTGCCACTGCTCCTGCTGCTCTCCTATTGGTG CTGTCCATCAGTGTTTCCCGAGAGTCCACGCTGGCTTCTGGCCACAGGTCAGATCCACCAGGCTAAGAGGTGTCTCCAGAGCTTCTCCATCAGGAACAGAGTGTGTCTCGGTGAGGACATCTACCCTGCTGAGAACCTGCTCTCAG AGATGGATGCGGAGTACCCAGATGATACTCAGCCTTGCTACCACTCAGTCCTGGAGTTGCATTCCACCCGAGTGATCTGGAGGAACTGCCTCATCCTCAGCTTTACTAT gttcaTAGGCACAGGCATCCAGTACTGTTTCATCAGGAACCTTCACAGCTACTCCCATAACTTCTACTTTAGTTACTTCCTGCGTGTGCTGACTGGAGCTCTGGGATGTATCTTCCTCTGCCTGTCCGTCAACCGCTTTGGTCGCCGTGGAATCCTGCTTCTGTCTGCCATTATCACCGGCCTGTcctcgctgctgctgctggcccTCACACAGT ATCTGCGTGGTGTGCTGGTGTTGTTGCTGTCTGTGCTGGGGCTCCTCTTCTCCCAGGCCCTGGCCATGCTCAGTGTATTCTTCGCCAGTGAGGTCATGCCCACCGTAATCCG tggTGGTGGTCTGGGGCTGGTGCTAGCGTCTGGCTGTATGGGGATGGCTGCCTCCTCTATGATGGAGCTCCAGAACAACAGGGGTTACTTCCTCCACCACGTCATCTTCGCCTCCTTCGCCGTTCTCTCGGTGCTGTCCATCATGCTGCTGCCGGAGAGCAAGCGCAAGCCGCTACCCGACTCCCTGAAGGATGGAGAGAGCCAGCGACggccccctctcttcctttcccgtgAAGACAACCTGCCCCTGCTCTATACCCGGCGTGGAGCCTCCGAGTACAACCCTGATAACTACTCCCGCCTGGTCTCCGCCACCAGGAAGATGCTCATCAAAGACAATTTACCCTATAAGATCGTTGTGCCCTCCCAGTCCCCACTGTTGCCTTCCAACAGCGAGGTGCACTGCATACTGGAGGAAGAAGCACTAAGAGAGGACGTGTCTTAG
- the LOC124035808 gene encoding putative solute carrier family 22 member 31 isoform X2 gives MDFETKIYTRIGGYGRYNRIVSIFSWFPNFAVTLNLFCDVFYTLIPGSYHCKPDPALLPSGFLFSNYSRQGYLNLTIPWVNGSGLSHCELYKYPRNVSNFIDSIPKEIVPCTRGWEYDQAAALQSNYVTEWNLVCRDYWKIPLQHICFMTGWIVGYVLLGTVCDWLGRRQGFLLSVSLSGLLGVAVCLSNSPVVFLLLRLSQGAMLAGVFLSSYLARLELCDPPHRLMVEMVSGFFAIAAELLLPGLAVLCRDWPVLQAVATLPLLLLLSYWCCPSVFPESPRWLLATGQIHQAKRCLQSFSIRNRVCLEMDAEYPDDTQPCYHSVLELHSTRVIWRNCLILSFTMFIGTGIQYCFIRNLHSYSHNFYFSYFLRVLTGALGCIFLCLSVNRFGRRGILLLSAIITGLSSLLLLALTQYLRGVLVLLLSVLGLLFSQALAMLSVFFASEVMPTVIRGGGLGLVLASGCMGMAASSMMELQNNRGYFLHHVIFASFAVLSVLSIMLLPESKRKPLPDSLKDGESQRRPPLFLSREDNLPLLYTRRGASEYNPDNYSRLVSATRKMLIKDNLPYKIVVPSQSPLLPSNSEVHCILEEEALREDVS, from the exons ATGGACTTTGAAACGAAGATTTATACCAGAATCGGTGGATATGGACGATATAACAGAATTGTTTCCATATTCAGCTGGTTTCCGAACTTTGCTGTGACGCTGAACCTTTTTTGCGACGTTTTTTACACTCTGATTCCCGGGTCGTACCACTGTAAACCCGACCCGGCTCTTTTACCTTCAGGTTTTCTTTTCAGTAATTATTCCAGACAAGGGTATCTCAATCTTACCATACCGTGGGTGAATGGCTCTGGACTGAGTCACTGTGAACTTTATAAGTACCCTAGAAACGTCTCCAACTTCATAGACAGCATTCCAAAGGAGATAGTGCCATGTACGAGAGGATGGGAGTACGACCAAGCTGCGGCGCTTCAGAGCAACTACGTGACAGAG TGGAACCTAGTGTGTAGAGACTACTGGAAGATTCCTCTGCAGCACATCTGCTTCATGACAGGGTGGATTGTGGGATATGTCCTCCTGGGCACCGTGTGTGACtg GTTGGGTCGTCGACAGGGCTTCctgctgtctgtgtctctgtccggTCTGTTAGgagtagctgtgtgtctgtccaaCAGCCCTGTAGTGTTTCTGCTGCTACGCCTGTCTCAGGGCGCCATGTTGGCAggggtcttcctctcctcttaccTCGCCA GACTGGAGCTGTGTGATCCTCCCCATCGTCTCATGGTTGAAATGGTCAGCGGTTTCTTTGCCATCGCGGCAGAGCTCTTGTTGCCAGGGCTGGCGGTGCTGTGTCGTGATTGGCCAGTTCTTCAAGCAGTGGCTACCTTGCCACTGCTCCTGCTGCTCTCCTATTGGTG CTGTCCATCAGTGTTTCCCGAGAGTCCACGCTGGCTTCTGGCCACAGGTCAGATCCACCAGGCTAAGAGGTGTCTCCAGAGCTTCTCCATCAGGAACAGAGTGTGTCTCG AGATGGATGCGGAGTACCCAGATGATACTCAGCCTTGCTACCACTCAGTCCTGGAGTTGCATTCCACCCGAGTGATCTGGAGGAACTGCCTCATCCTCAGCTTTACTAT gttcaTAGGCACAGGCATCCAGTACTGTTTCATCAGGAACCTTCACAGCTACTCCCATAACTTCTACTTTAGTTACTTCCTGCGTGTGCTGACTGGAGCTCTGGGATGTATCTTCCTCTGCCTGTCCGTCAACCGCTTTGGTCGCCGTGGAATCCTGCTTCTGTCTGCCATTATCACCGGCCTGTcctcgctgctgctgctggcccTCACACAGT ATCTGCGTGGTGTGCTGGTGTTGTTGCTGTCTGTGCTGGGGCTCCTCTTCTCCCAGGCCCTGGCCATGCTCAGTGTATTCTTCGCCAGTGAGGTCATGCCCACCGTAATCCG tggTGGTGGTCTGGGGCTGGTGCTAGCGTCTGGCTGTATGGGGATGGCTGCCTCCTCTATGATGGAGCTCCAGAACAACAGGGGTTACTTCCTCCACCACGTCATCTTCGCCTCCTTCGCCGTTCTCTCGGTGCTGTCCATCATGCTGCTGCCGGAGAGCAAGCGCAAGCCGCTACCCGACTCCCTGAAGGATGGAGAGAGCCAGCGACggccccctctcttcctttcccgtgAAGACAACCTGCCCCTGCTCTATACCCGGCGTGGAGCCTCCGAGTACAACCCTGATAACTACTCCCGCCTGGTCTCCGCCACCAGGAAGATGCTCATCAAAGACAATTTACCCTATAAGATCGTTGTGCCCTCCCAGTCCCCACTGTTGCCTTCCAACAGCGAGGTGCACTGCATACTGGAGGAAGAAGCACTAAGAGAGGACGTGTCTTAG